A portion of the Sulfuriferula sp. AH1 genome contains these proteins:
- a CDS encoding alternate F1F0 ATPase, F1 subunit alpha, whose protein sequence is MSETANNLRAVFDQAFAGFDQVRAAQAPYLMSREIGIITSIATGIAKVAGLPGVGFEELLKFPGGVFGIAFNVDEDEIGVVLLGEYWHLHAGDEVERTGRVLDVGVGNGLLGRVINPLGQPLDGGGAVHFSERMPVERPAPSIMDRAPVSRPLQTGLKVIDALIPIGRGQRELILGDRQTGKTTIALDTILNQHNQNVLCIYCAIGQRASGVAKVIATLREKEALAYTMVMVTEGNDPPGLAYIAPYAATSIAEYFMQQGRDVLIVYDDLTNHARAYRELSLLLRRPPGREAFPGDIFYIHSRLLERATHLRQEFGGGSLTALPIIETESQNISAYIPTNLISITDGQLYLSPSLFELGVLPAIDVGKSVSRVGGKAQLAAYRAVASNLKLDYAQFEELESFARFGARLDENTRSSIEHGRRIRACLKQPEFSPVPVAVQITVLLALSARLFDDVPLARMAEAEYALREAAAAIPSAVYQRFATATHLEDEDREIILQIARRALTPFVAQADAGSAS, encoded by the coding sequence ATGAGCGAAACGGCTAACAATCTGCGGGCGGTTTTCGATCAGGCTTTCGCCGGGTTTGACCAGGTGCGGGCAGCTCAGGCTCCGTATCTGATGTCGCGGGAAATCGGCATCATTACCAGCATTGCTACCGGGATCGCCAAGGTTGCCGGCTTGCCCGGCGTCGGTTTCGAGGAGTTGCTGAAGTTTCCCGGCGGCGTATTCGGTATCGCGTTCAATGTGGATGAAGACGAGATCGGCGTGGTGCTGCTGGGCGAATACTGGCATTTGCATGCGGGCGATGAGGTCGAGCGTACCGGTCGGGTACTGGATGTCGGCGTCGGTAACGGCTTGCTGGGGCGCGTCATCAACCCGCTGGGCCAACCGCTGGACGGAGGCGGGGCGGTGCATTTCAGCGAACGCATGCCGGTCGAGCGACCTGCGCCTTCCATCATGGACCGGGCCCCGGTCAGCCGCCCGCTACAGACGGGGCTCAAGGTGATCGATGCCCTGATACCGATAGGCCGCGGCCAGCGCGAGCTGATCCTGGGTGACCGCCAGACCGGCAAGACCACGATCGCACTGGATACCATTCTCAACCAGCATAACCAGAATGTGCTGTGCATCTATTGCGCCATCGGCCAGCGTGCATCCGGCGTAGCCAAGGTGATCGCCACCTTGCGCGAGAAAGAGGCGCTGGCTTATACCATGGTGATGGTGACCGAGGGCAACGATCCGCCAGGCCTCGCTTATATCGCCCCGTATGCCGCCACCAGCATTGCGGAATACTTCATGCAACAGGGGCGTGATGTGCTGATCGTCTATGACGACCTGACCAATCATGCCCGCGCTTACCGCGAGCTGTCGTTGCTGTTGCGCCGGCCGCCCGGCCGCGAGGCATTTCCCGGCGATATCTTCTACATCCACTCGCGGCTGCTGGAACGGGCGACGCATCTGCGCCAGGAGTTCGGCGGTGGGTCGCTGACCGCGTTGCCGATCATCGAAACCGAATCGCAGAATATTTCTGCATACATACCCACCAATCTGATTTCGATTACCGATGGTCAGCTTTATCTGTCGCCGTCGCTATTCGAATTGGGCGTGCTGCCCGCGATCGATGTCGGCAAGTCGGTATCGCGTGTCGGCGGCAAGGCGCAGCTGGCGGCATATCGGGCCGTGGCGTCGAATCTCAAGCTGGATTATGCGCAATTCGAGGAGCTGGAAAGCTTCGCCCGTTTCGGGGCACGGCTGGATGAAAATACGCGCAGCAGCATCGAACATGGGCGACGCATCCGCGCCTGTCTCAAACAGCCGGAATTCTCTCCGGTGCCGGTAGCCGTGCAGATTACGGTATTGCTGGCCCTGAGTGCGCGTCTGTTTGACGACGTGCCGCTGGCGCGCATGGCTGAAGCCGAATACGCTTTGCGTGAGGCGGCTGCGGCGATCCCGTCAGCGGTTTATCAGCGCTTTGCGACGGCGACCCATCTGGAGGACGAGGACAGGGAAATCATTTTGCAAATCGCGCGCAGGGCCCTGACGCCTTTTGTCGCGCAGGCGGATGCCGGGAGTGCGTCATGA
- a CDS encoding F0F1 ATP synthase subunit C, with the protein MDSMTIIAVASIVTAGLTIGLGSIGPALGEGRAVSTALTSLAQQPDAAGMITRTLFVGLAMIESIAIYCFVVSMILIFANPFWSHVIAEAAGK; encoded by the coding sequence ATGGATAGCATGACAATAATTGCGGTAGCTTCAATCGTCACTGCCGGGCTGACTATCGGCCTGGGCAGTATCGGGCCGGCGCTGGGGGAGGGACGCGCTGTGTCGACCGCGCTGACTTCGCTGGCGCAGCAGCCCGATGCGGCAGGCATGATTACCCGTACCCTGTTTGTCGGACTGGCGATGATCGAATCCATTGCGATCTACTGTTTTGTGGTGTCGATGATACTGATATTCGCCAACCCGTTCTGGAGTCATGTCATCGCAGAAGCTGCGGGAAAATAA
- a CDS encoding F0F1 ATP synthase subunit A — MHLSPDDVVFWQYGWAKLNLTIVTTWALMLVLVVGARLVTRKIGTLAPQGVQVTRWQSLLEIVVAAIKQQIMDVGLRQPEKYMGFLGTLFLFVAIASIFTIIPGYEPPTGSLSTTAALAICVLVAVPLFGIQELGLGGYLKDYLQPTFIMLPFNIISELSRTLALAVRLFGNMMSGAMIVGILLTITPFLFPIAMSVLGLLTGMVQAYIFSILATVYIAAATGTHRPQHETAPLQPEA; from the coding sequence ATGCATCTTAGCCCTGATGACGTGGTGTTCTGGCAATACGGCTGGGCGAAACTCAATCTCACCATCGTCACCACCTGGGCGCTGATGCTGGTACTGGTGGTCGGCGCCAGGCTGGTGACGCGCAAAATCGGCACACTCGCGCCGCAGGGCGTGCAGGTCACGCGCTGGCAAAGTCTGCTGGAAATCGTGGTCGCCGCGATCAAACAGCAGATCATGGATGTCGGTTTGCGTCAGCCGGAAAAATACATGGGCTTTCTCGGCACCCTGTTTCTGTTCGTGGCGATCGCCAGCATTTTTACCATCATCCCCGGTTACGAGCCGCCCACCGGTTCGTTGTCGACTACCGCTGCACTGGCGATCTGCGTGCTGGTGGCGGTGCCGCTGTTCGGTATCCAGGAGCTGGGTCTGGGCGGCTATCTGAAGGATTACCTGCAGCCGACCTTCATCATGCTGCCGTTCAATATCATCAGCGAGCTGTCGCGCACGCTGGCGCTGGCGGTGCGCCTGTTCGGCAACATGATGAGCGGCGCGATGATCGTCGGCATCCTGCTCACCATCACGCCTTTCCTGTTCCCGATCGCGATGAGCGTGCTGGGCTTGTTGACCGGTATGGTGCAGGCTTATATTTTCAGCATACTGGCCACGGTTTACATCGCCGCCGCAACGGGCACACACAGACCTCAACACGAAACTGCGCCTCTGCAACCTGAAGCATAA
- a CDS encoding ATP synthase subunit I — protein sequence MNDIGGLVLAWVTGLLLGAMFFGGLWWTVRKGLTARHPAVWFLGSLLLRTGITLAGFYAVAAHDSWRLLACLAGFVIARLIVTRLTRPFDIKTAAMAAEAGHAS from the coding sequence ATGAATGACATCGGAGGACTGGTGCTGGCGTGGGTGACGGGATTGCTGTTGGGGGCGATGTTTTTCGGCGGTCTGTGGTGGACTGTGCGCAAGGGGTTGACTGCGCGCCATCCTGCTGTCTGGTTTCTGGGTAGCCTGTTGTTGCGAACCGGCATTACTCTGGCCGGATTTTATGCCGTAGCGGCGCATGATAGCTGGCGTTTGCTGGCTTGTCTGGCCGGATTTGTCATCGCACGGTTGATCGTGACCCGGCTCACACGTCCGTTCGATATCAAGACAGCGGCGATGGCCGCGGAGGCCGGCCATGCATCTTAG
- a CDS encoding AtpZ/AtpI family protein, protein MSEQPKIKPAQSETRLSRQVGAKATRKLNAQRNAAEVVWSGLSVMGLIGWSVVVPTLLGAALGHWLDAHYPISHSWTLMLIMTGLSLGCWNAWRWIGKENQSVREEQERGDE, encoded by the coding sequence GTGAGTGAACAGCCGAAAATCAAGCCTGCACAAAGCGAAACCCGGCTCAGCCGTCAGGTAGGCGCCAAGGCGACGCGCAAGCTTAACGCGCAGCGCAATGCCGCAGAGGTGGTATGGTCAGGTTTGAGCGTAATGGGGCTGATAGGCTGGTCGGTGGTGGTACCGACGTTGCTGGGCGCCGCGCTGGGCCATTGGCTGGACGCGCATTATCCGATATCACATTCATGGACGCTGATGCTTATAATGACAGGGCTGAGTCTGGGATGCTGGAATGCGTGGCGTTGGATAGGTAAGGAAAATCAGAGCGTACGGGAGGAACAGGAACGTGGCGATGAATGA
- a CDS encoding F0F1 ATP synthase subunit epsilon, translating into MNLKVLLPYRIFVEKTDVSRIVAETAVGSFGILPHRLDCVAALVPGILVFETAAEGEVYVAVDEGVLVKAGADVLVSVRNAIAGTDLRKLRAAVEQEFLNLDEQEREARLVLAKLESGFIRRFKAFRGE; encoded by the coding sequence ATGAATCTTAAGGTGTTGCTGCCATACCGGATTTTTGTCGAGAAAACCGACGTGTCGCGTATCGTGGCTGAAACCGCAGTCGGTTCATTCGGCATCCTGCCGCATCGGCTCGATTGTGTGGCTGCGCTGGTACCGGGGATACTGGTATTCGAAACCGCAGCGGAAGGCGAGGTGTATGTCGCCGTCGATGAAGGCGTGCTAGTGAAAGCCGGCGCTGACGTGCTGGTGTCGGTGCGCAATGCGATTGCAGGTACGGATCTGCGCAAACTGCGCGCGGCAGTGGAGCAGGAATTCCTCAATCTCGATGAGCAGGAGCGTGAGGCGCGGCTGGTGCTGGCGAAACTGGAGAGCGGTTTCATCCGTCGTTTCAAGGCATTCCGCGGTGAGTGA
- the atpD gene encoding F0F1 ATP synthase subunit beta, with translation MNNKTGSPNLGAVVSIRGSVVDVRFEASLPPIYTLLRTGLNGEIAIEVLAQLDAHRVRGIALTPTQGLARGMRVTDTGGPLQAPVGSDILGRMFDVFGTPIDHQPPPSAVEWRSVHCAPPALLRRSTQSEIFETGIKAIDVLVPLERGGKAGLFGGAGVGKTVLLTEMIHNMVGHHDGVSIFCGIGERCREGEELYRDMQQAGVLPGMVMLFGQMNEPPGSRFRVGHAALTMAEYFRDDEHRDVLLLIDNIFRFIQAGSEVSGLMGQMPSRLGYQPTMSTELAELEERIANTDNGAITSIQAVYVPADDFTDPAAVHAFSHLSASIVLSRKRASEGLYPAIDPLQSSSKMATPGIIGMRHYLLAQEIRRTLAQYAELKDIIAMLGLEQLSPEDRSIVGRARRLEHFLTQPFFTTEQFSGMAGKLVSLEDALDGCERILRDEFKDYPESALYMIGCIDEAQTRLPQSASTLAPVPVASAVEVEPHES, from the coding sequence ATGAATAATAAAACCGGGTCCCCTAACCTTGGCGCTGTCGTCTCGATTCGGGGCAGCGTGGTGGATGTACGGTTCGAGGCTTCTTTGCCGCCGATTTATACCTTGCTGCGTACCGGCCTGAATGGCGAGATCGCCATTGAAGTGCTGGCGCAGCTCGACGCACATCGTGTGCGCGGCATTGCGCTGACACCGACCCAGGGTCTGGCTCGCGGCATGCGGGTGACCGATACTGGCGGCCCCTTGCAGGCACCTGTGGGCAGCGATATTCTCGGCCGCATGTTCGACGTTTTCGGCACGCCGATCGATCACCAGCCCCCACCGTCAGCAGTGGAATGGCGCTCCGTGCACTGTGCACCACCCGCCTTGCTGCGCCGTTCTACCCAATCCGAAATTTTTGAAACCGGCATCAAGGCCATCGACGTGCTGGTGCCGCTGGAGCGTGGCGGCAAGGCCGGCCTGTTCGGCGGTGCGGGAGTAGGCAAGACTGTATTGCTCACCGAGATGATCCATAACATGGTGGGGCATCACGACGGCGTCAGCATCTTTTGCGGCATCGGCGAGCGCTGCCGCGAGGGCGAAGAACTTTACCGTGACATGCAGCAGGCGGGCGTGCTGCCCGGCATGGTGATGCTGTTCGGCCAGATGAACGAGCCGCCCGGCAGCCGGTTTCGCGTCGGTCATGCCGCGTTGACCATGGCCGAGTATTTCCGCGACGACGAGCATCGCGATGTGCTGCTGCTGATCGATAATATCTTCCGTTTTATCCAGGCCGGCTCCGAAGTGTCGGGACTGATGGGACAGATGCCGTCGCGGCTGGGTTATCAGCCGACCATGAGCACCGAACTGGCCGAGCTGGAAGAGCGTATTGCGAATACCGATAACGGCGCCATCACGTCGATTCAGGCGGTGTATGTACCGGCCGATGATTTTACCGATCCGGCTGCGGTACATGCCTTTTCCCATCTGTCGGCATCCATCGTGCTGTCGCGCAAGCGTGCCAGCGAAGGCCTGTATCCGGCGATCGATCCATTGCAGTCCAGCTCCAAAATGGCGACGCCGGGCATCATCGGCATGCGCCATTATCTGCTGGCGCAGGAGATTCGTCGTACGCTCGCGCAGTATGCCGAGCTGAAAGACATCATCGCCATGCTCGGGCTTGAGCAGCTGTCGCCGGAAGACCGCAGTATCGTGGGTCGTGCGCGGCGCCTGGAACACTTCCTTACCCAGCCGTTTTTCACTACCGAACAGTTCAGCGGCATGGCAGGCAAACTGGTCAGCCTGGAAGATGCGCTGGACGGCTGCGAACGTATCTTGCGCGACGAATTCAAGGATTATCCCGAGAGCGCGCTGTACATGATAGGGTGTATAGACGAAGCGCAGACCAGATTGCCGCAATCGGCATCGACACTTGCGCCGGTGCCGGTTGCAAGCGCAGTGGAGGTCGAACCCCATGAATCTTAA
- a CDS encoding Crp/Fnr family transcriptional regulator: protein MIKQPTTHQNQLLAVLPAPVLKRLLPHLELVSLARDEVLYEAGRPLQHVFFPTTAIASILYISENGSSDELAMVGNEGLIGICVLMGTNCTNDDAIVQNAGYAYRLKASILKQELDRAGGRRSGALQNLLLRYSQALLAHMGQTAVCNRHHSVEKQLCRRLLLTLDRIDGNELDMTQESIANMLGVRREGITEAAGKLQRAGLINYHRGHITILDREKLEANACECYRTVKKEYDRLLADEPANLSSMPPLAANLVYISDSKRKAMR from the coding sequence ATGATTAAGCAGCCTACGACTCATCAAAATCAGTTACTGGCCGTACTTCCGGCTCCCGTCCTCAAGCGACTGCTCCCTCATCTGGAACTTGTTTCATTAGCGCGCGATGAAGTGCTATATGAAGCAGGACGCCCATTGCAACACGTATTTTTCCCCACTACCGCTATCGCTTCGATACTCTATATTTCCGAAAACGGCTCATCCGACGAATTGGCGATGGTTGGAAATGAGGGTCTGATCGGCATATGCGTACTGATGGGAACCAATTGCACCAACGATGATGCCATCGTGCAAAATGCCGGATATGCCTACCGACTGAAAGCCTCTATCCTGAAACAGGAACTGGACCGGGCTGGCGGACGCCGCTCCGGTGCGCTGCAGAACCTGCTGTTGCGCTACAGTCAGGCACTGCTTGCACACATGGGGCAAACTGCCGTGTGCAATCGGCATCATTCTGTGGAAAAACAGCTCTGCCGACGGCTGCTGTTAACCCTCGACCGTATTGACGGCAATGAACTGGACATGACCCAGGAATCGATCGCCAACATGCTCGGCGTAAGGCGCGAGGGAATCACCGAAGCGGCCGGAAAATTACAACGTGCCGGACTGATCAATTACCATCGGGGACACATAACCATCCTTGATCGGGAAAAGCTGGAAGCGAACGCGTGCGAGTGTTATCGGACAGTCAAAAAAGAGTATGACCGCCTGCTGGCGGATGAGCCCGCCAATCTCTCTTCCATGCCACCTCTCGCAGCCAATCTGGTATATATATCAGACTCGAAACGGAAAGCCATGCGCTGA
- the gloA gene encoding lactoylglutathione lyase, with product MRLLHTMLRTGDLDRAVDFYTHVLGMKLLRRTDYPEGKFTLAFVGYGDESDHTVIELTYNWGTDNYDLGDGFGHIAIEVDDVYATCEQIKRLGGKVVREAGPMKHGTTIIAFVADPDGYKIELIGKKH from the coding sequence ATGCGTCTACTTCATACCATGCTTCGCACCGGCGACCTCGACCGTGCCGTTGATTTTTACACCCATGTCCTCGGCATGAAACTGCTGCGCAGGACCGATTATCCCGAGGGGAAATTCACGCTGGCTTTCGTCGGCTACGGCGATGAGAGCGACCATACGGTCATCGAGCTGACCTACAACTGGGGCACGGACAATTATGATCTGGGCGACGGCTTCGGCCACATCGCCATCGAGGTGGATGACGTCTATGCTACCTGCGAGCAGATCAAGCGACTCGGCGGAAAAGTGGTGCGTGAGGCCGGGCCAATGAAACACGGCACGACCATAATAGCCTTCGTCGCCGACCCGGACGGCTACAAAATCGAGCTGATCGGCAAGAAACATTGA
- a CDS encoding DUF1993 family protein, with product MAISMYQASIPIFIRNLNNLRAILEKAAAHAEARKIDPAVLIGFRLYPDMFAFGKQVQVAADHAKNGAARLAGIEAPTSENTEKTFPELIERLQKTIEYLNTFKPEQIDGAEERQVTIKQGDSSILYTGQSFLLNRALPNLFFHIATAYDILRHNGVELGKADYLGKN from the coding sequence ATGGCTATTTCAATGTACCAGGCTTCAATACCCATATTTATCCGCAATTTGAATAATCTTCGCGCCATTCTGGAGAAAGCCGCTGCTCACGCCGAAGCCAGGAAGATAGACCCCGCTGTGTTGATCGGTTTCCGTCTTTATCCTGACATGTTCGCATTCGGCAAGCAGGTGCAGGTGGCCGCCGACCATGCCAAAAACGGAGCCGCCCGATTGGCGGGAATCGAAGCGCCGACATCCGAGAACACTGAAAAGACGTTTCCCGAGCTCATCGAACGCCTGCAAAAAACCATCGAATATCTGAACACCTTCAAACCGGAACAGATCGATGGTGCGGAGGAAAGGCAGGTTACGATCAAGCAGGGCGATAGTTCGATCCTCTACACCGGCCAGAGTTTTCTGTTGAATCGCGCGCTACCCAATCTGTTTTTTCATATCGCTACGGCTTACGATATATTGCGCCACAACGGGGTGGAGCTGGGCAAGGCGGATTATCTGGGTAAAAACTAG
- a CDS encoding NAD(P)-dependent oxidoreductase, whose product MMKTGFIGLGQMGAGMASRLHQAGYDLTVFNRSAERMQPLVAMGVKGAKSIAEACDADVVFTMLANDVALEEVVLSPSGMLAHLKPGAIHVSCSTVSVALSARLAQTHAEKQQGYIAAPVFGRPDAAAAGKLFMVAAGKHELIAKIQPLLDVFGQRTFIMSDAPEKANLVKLSGNFLIATVIESLGEAMALVEKGGVDRHQYLELLTSSLFNIPLYKNYGGMIADRQFEPAGFAAPLGQKDMRLVLAAAEELQVPLPFASILRDRFLELMAHGGDKLDWSAVGSLAAKDAALLP is encoded by the coding sequence ATGATGAAAACAGGATTCATCGGGCTGGGACAGATGGGCGCAGGCATGGCCTCACGTCTGCATCAGGCAGGATATGACCTCACCGTATTCAATCGCTCTGCCGAGCGCATGCAACCCTTGGTAGCCATGGGCGTGAAAGGCGCAAAAAGCATCGCTGAAGCCTGCGATGCCGATGTGGTTTTCACCATGCTGGCAAATGACGTGGCGCTCGAAGAAGTGGTGCTGAGTCCGTCAGGCATGCTGGCGCATCTCAAGCCCGGCGCCATCCATGTCTCCTGCAGCACGGTCAGCGTCGCCCTGTCTGCCCGGCTCGCCCAGACGCACGCCGAGAAGCAGCAAGGCTATATCGCAGCGCCTGTTTTCGGCAGGCCGGATGCAGCCGCCGCCGGCAAACTGTTCATGGTCGCCGCAGGCAAGCACGAGCTCATCGCAAAGATCCAGCCGTTGCTGGATGTGTTCGGCCAGCGCACTTTCATCATGTCGGATGCACCGGAAAAAGCCAACCTGGTAAAACTGAGCGGCAATTTCCTGATCGCCACCGTGATCGAGTCGCTGGGCGAAGCCATGGCGCTGGTGGAAAAAGGCGGCGTGGACAGGCATCAATACCTGGAACTGCTGACTTCCAGCCTGTTCAATATCCCGCTGTACAAGAATTACGGCGGCATGATTGCCGATCGTCAATTTGAGCCCGCCGGTTTTGCCGCGCCTCTCGGGCAGAAGGACATGCGGCTTGTGCTGGCGGCAGCCGAGGAGTTGCAAGTGCCGCTGCCTTTCGCCAGCATCCTGCGCGATCGTTTTCTCGAGCTGATGGCGCATGGCGGCGATAAGCTCGACTGGTCGGCTGTAGGCAGCCTGGCCGCGAAGGATGCAGCTCTTCTTCCCTGA
- a CDS encoding NADH:flavin oxidoreductase/NADH oxidase codes for MSKLFSPIAIGKLTLSNRIVISPMCQYSAEHGQATDWHLIHLGHMALSGAGLLFIEATAVAAEGRISAGDLGLWSDQTEAALARIITAIRRYSPIPIAIQLAHAGRKASTQVPWEGGKSITPEQGGWQTVAPSALPYGADDTPPLVLDAAGLQRIKNDFVAAAQRAHRLGIDVIELHAAHGYLLHEFLSPLANDRHDEYGGSLENRMRFPLEVFEAVRNALPDDKPVGVRISATDWVPQGWEIEQSVVFAKELQQRGCAFIDVSSGGLSPLQQIPLNPGYQVPFAERIRRETGLLTIAVGLITEPEQAETIIALRQADMVALARGMLYDPRWPWHAAAYLEDQVDAPKQYWRSQPRELKTLFKQ; via the coding sequence ATGAGCAAACTGTTTTCTCCTATCGCTATCGGCAAGCTGACATTAAGCAACCGCATCGTCATTTCACCCATGTGCCAGTACTCCGCCGAGCACGGTCAGGCAACCGACTGGCATCTCATTCACCTCGGCCATATGGCTTTATCGGGTGCCGGCCTGTTATTCATCGAAGCGACCGCAGTCGCAGCCGAAGGCCGCATCTCTGCCGGCGATCTCGGTTTATGGTCCGATCAGACCGAGGCCGCACTCGCGCGAATCATCACGGCGATACGGCGATACTCTCCGATACCCATTGCGATCCAGCTGGCGCATGCCGGACGTAAGGCCTCGACCCAGGTGCCATGGGAAGGCGGCAAATCCATCACTCCGGAACAAGGTGGCTGGCAAACGGTTGCACCGTCTGCGTTGCCTTATGGCGCAGACGACACGCCGCCGCTTGTACTGGATGCCGCCGGGCTGCAGCGCATCAAAAACGACTTTGTGGCGGCTGCACAACGCGCTCACCGGCTGGGCATCGATGTCATCGAACTGCATGCAGCGCACGGCTACCTGTTGCACGAGTTTCTGTCGCCGCTGGCAAACGACAGGCATGACGAATATGGCGGCTCGCTGGAAAACCGGATGCGTTTTCCGCTCGAAGTTTTCGAAGCCGTACGCAATGCGCTACCGGATGACAAACCGGTAGGTGTCCGCATTTCAGCAACGGACTGGGTACCACAGGGATGGGAAATCGAACAGAGCGTGGTTTTTGCAAAGGAACTGCAGCAGCGCGGCTGTGCATTCATCGACGTTTCCTCGGGCGGGCTGTCGCCCCTGCAGCAGATTCCGCTTAACCCCGGCTATCAGGTGCCTTTTGCTGAAAGAATCCGGCGGGAAACCGGATTACTCACCATCGCCGTAGGGCTGATCACGGAACCGGAACAGGCAGAAACGATTATCGCCTTGAGGCAGGCGGACATGGTAGCCCTGGCTCGCGGCATGCTATATGACCCGCGCTGGCCATGGCACGCGGCTGCCTATCTGGAAGATCAGGTAGATGCGCCCAAACAGTACTGGCGATCCCAGCCGCGAGAACTCAAAACGCTATTCAAGCAATAA